One part of the Mya arenaria isolate MELC-2E11 chromosome 3, ASM2691426v1 genome encodes these proteins:
- the LOC128227588 gene encoding mediator of RNA polymerase II transcription subunit 16-like has protein sequence MELVYSIDTLQKQYVQDWISEERACISLSCKNVLALCKHSENEVSSHFNRHYEVVAVDVDKPWEAHLVTTVTRQLLHLVWDTTGNQLLLIDTNGHCQLWNMKDHMLNQWECVGSITAAGEEVLAVMWFHNGLQIIFDPDKRNETQYIEKYARNLRFTPSLTQFGGSFVEGFVYVTASGLVTVGVRQPNGEVISSSENLSPNHLRLMSADIANTGNGDIMIATSDGQLSSAVQCFLVSVKLSGKNIEIHCKNGASLYTKTQMEYSGETTNARISKVVFMNSESSDTLFVVSGSAGHSNVEVWQLLEQMLPQHKMFSLNTAPYTSIKTHKWMHKATLPHPAQLTCLAGPKLPMSRNVGETTGYLPYIAAAYKDGTIHLIHRYTFQVISTSSMDGLRHQVQGSPLSGEKKPRLSLQLSAMTQTGSGCGIVGLHEGRVYLFRTYNGSRESALQLPPSSVVLLLEYAMVTGQDWWDVFLSVRQGMIMNISQTLTDNFNKQVHTMQDYVFMRLLSMKMGLFCSYSAGHQKAVDFHTQLVLHSIGNVIRGILKPRNVSSQDKGPAEKITLLCNKFTDGDIDTVLSKIDVEEFHVETRKKEKAEVTLCSIQSLIQWVSDLSLQLLAGAPLFQSLSSFPGSSLLQDTSVLALLRELLVIFKMWSLRHPACVPVFTTTSVNMDILKHLYKLLTRAWLCRKEGRSVEFDDGLLDECSVLHSKVLIPSNTQSFRMDTNGFTVYTQNLPLMFKFDEEPEYLYQKKVSESHRAMMDVTSSNSQHHDIVRQIHLGTRVSGETRQCTRCGCRSLLQCVGKSQTMIAWEQRWMRNCLCMGHWKLAV, from the exons ATGGAGTTGGTATATAGCATTGATAccttacaaaaacaatatgttcaaGACTGGATATCAGAAGAACGGGCATGCATCAGCCTGtcatgtaaaaatgtattggCTCTGTGCAAACATTCAGAAAATGAAGTGAG tTCACACTTCAATCGCCACTATGAGGTGGTAGCTGTGGATGTGGACAAGCCATGGGAGGCACACCTGGTAACCACAGTGACACGGCAGCTGCTTCATCTTGTCTGGGACACCACAGGGAATCAGCTCCTTCTCATAGACACAAATGGGCACTGCCAGCTCTGGAACATGAAG GACCACATGTTGAATCAGTGGGAGTGTGTGGGCTCAATAACAGCGGCAGGGGAGGAGGTGCTTGCTGTCATGTGGTTCCATAATGGGCTCCAG ATCATATTTGATCCAGACAAGAGAAATGAGACCCAGTACATCGAGAAGTATGCTCGTAACTTGCGGTTTACACCATCCCTCACACAGTTTGGGGGAAGCTTTGTTGAGGGTTTCGTCTATGTGACAGCATCAGGACTG GTGACAGTAGGTGTTAGGCAGCCAAATGGAGAAGTGATCTCCTCCTCAGAGAACCTCTCCCCAAACCACCTCCGTCTCATGTCAGCGGACATCGCCAACACTGGGAACGGGGATATCATGATCGCCACCAGCGATGGGCAGCTGTCCTCTGCGGTACAGTGCTTCCTGGTGTCTGTGAAGCTGTCAGGGAAGAATATTGAGATCCACTGTAAGAACGGAGCTAGTCTTTACACAAAAACACAGATGGAGTACAGTGGCGAAACCACGAATGCCAG GATCAGCAAGGTGGTATTTATGAACAGTGAGAGCAGTGACACACTGTTTGTTGTGAGTGGAAGTGCAGGCCACAGTAATGTAGAGGTGTGGCAGCTGCTGGAACAGATGCTTCCCCAACACAAGATGTTCTCCTTGAACACAGCACCTTACACCTCCATCAAAACCCATAAGTGGATGCACAAGGCCACACTGCCCCACCCTGCACAGCTCACCTGCCTGGCTGGACCCAAGCTGCCCATGAGTAGAAATGTGGGAGAGACAACAGGGTACCTGCCGTATATTGCAGCGGCATACAAGGACGGTACAATTCACTTGATCCACCGATACACGTTCCAAGTGATCTCCACCTCTTCCATGGATGGCCTGCGTCACCAGGTCCAAGGTTCTCCACTCAGTGGTGAGAAGAAACCTCGCCTCTCCCTGCAGCTGTCTGCAATGACCCAGACTGGGAGTGGGTGTGGCATTGTGGGGTTGCACGAGGGTCGAGTGTACCTGTTTCGCACGTACAATGGGAGTCGTGAGAGTGCCCTCCAGCTGCCGCCCTCCAGTGTGGTTTTACTGCTGGAGTATGCCATGGTCACAGGCCAGGACTGGTGGGATGTATTTCTATCTGTTAGGCAAG GCATGATAATGAACATCAGCCAGACGTTGACAGACAACTTCAACAAGCAGGTCCACACAATGCAGGACTACGTGTTCATGAGGTTGCTTAGTATGAAAATGGGCCTCTTCTGTAGTTATAG TGCTGGACATCAGAAGGCTGTAGACTTCCACACTCAACTGGTGCTACACTCGATTGGCAATGTGATACGGGGCATTCTTAAACCCCGTAACGTCTCCTCTCAGGACAAG GGTCCAGCTGAGAAGATAACGCTACTATGTAACAAGTTCACAGATGGGGACATTGACACAGTCTTGTCAAAGATTGATGTGGAGGAGTTCCACGTCGagacaagaaaaaaagaaaaggcaGAAG TGACCCTGTGCAGCATCCAGTCACTCATCCAGTGGGTGTCTGACTTGAGCCTGCAGCTGTTGGCTGGTGCCCCTCTGTTCCAGTCGCTCTCCTCGTTCCCCGGCTCTTCCCTCCTCCAGGACACGTCTGTCCTGGCCCTACTCCGTGAGCTACTTGTTATCTTCAAGATGTGGTCCCTCCGACACCCCGCATGTGTACCAGTATTCACGACCACTTCTGTGAATAtggatatattaaaacatttgtacaagCTGCTAACACGAGCATGGCTGTGTCGGAAGGAGGGTCGTAGTGTGGAGTTTGACGATGGCTTGTTGGACGAGTGCAGTGTTCTCCACAGTAAAGTGTTAATACCCAGCAACACACAAAGTTTCAGAATGGACACCAATGGATTTACAGTGTACACACAGAACTTGCCGCTCATGTTCAAGTTTGATGAGGAACCGGAGTACTTATACCAGAAGAAAGTGTCAGAATCTCACCGTGCAATGATGGATGTGACATCATCAAACAGTCAGCACCACGACATAGTGCGACAGATCCACCTGGGTACACGTGTGTCAGGGGAGACCCGCCAGTGTACCCGGTGTGGGTGTCGCTCCCTGCTCCAGTGTGTTGGAAAGTCTCAGACAATGATAGCCTGGGAACAGAGATGGATGCGGAACTGCCTCTGTATGGGACACTGGAAACTAGCAGTTTGA